The sequence AGCCAATTAGCGAAATTCATTTCTTCACCTCAAAACTGCTACCAAGCATCATAAAGTTTTCAATCAACAATTTACCTACATCAGCATTTGATTATCTTTTGCTTTTATCTGCATTCAAGCACATCAAAAAGAACCTAGTCGCTAAAGATAACTATAAGCGCCTAAAAATTGCTATAGAACActtgttaatataaaaaaaataatgcttaatATGTCATCCTTACCTCATTCTCGTACAGATATAAAAATTACTCAATAATTAAGCTTGTCTAACAGGTATGCCTGAACTGCCGATGGGACGTGTGCGAGGGAGGGGGGCTAGGCCCCGGACACCTCCTGCACGTACCCCTCGTCCTCCCAGTCGCGGCGGGCGGGCAGCGCGGCGTGGCGCGTCTTGCACAGGCGCGGCCCGTACTTGAGCATGGCCACCACCACGCCGAGCACGAACATGGCCAGGGCCGTGACGGCCGGCCAGTAGGCGTGGAACATGTCACAGGTCGCTCTCGCGCTTCCTCAGCTCGAAGAACTGCTGTCGCTCGTCCTGGCCGAGGACGGGCTCGGCCGGCTGGAAGACCTCCTGCTGCTCCCGGCTGAGCTGCACCAGCCGGCTGCCCTCCAGCTCCGTGCAGTCCAGCGGCGGCTGCTGGTGCGGGGTCTTGGTCCAGACGGGCAGCAGCCAGCGGTTGCCTGCGCACACCGTCACGGGACCCCTCTAACGTCGAGCAAACACACACCGTGTTTTATCACACGATCGTCTCacatttttatactaaaatcaagtttgaaaagtaggggtgcgacgtttatgcaaaaaaattttttttttgttaggtaaagttattcataaaaacaaaaacccattcatggaaagtacgtttatttataaAGTGGAGTGTATAAAAGCACgccgaacaatttaaattaaaaaagtcatGTAACAAAAACCTTATTTCAACTTTAAACAGAATGACAAAAtacgaatgcgagcctgaacgcataactatcgtcgaaAGAGTATGAGCCaaaaaatgtagttaactcgacaCTCAACAGAGAGTgcgcacgttgcatgcaatcagcgagATATCAGTATCGATATTccactacgtgtgcgcgctctatacgggaagcaacataaccaaacatgaatgatgccaactagggctgactaaatttttataagcggtactaCATGGCAacacagacgaacagataaaggctATAACGTTTAAACGCGTCTTTAAGAGACTTTGAATTTCCGTTAATTTGTGGCGGTCGGGTCCGCTAGATTTAAAACTGCGTGCGCcgtcgcgggcctccggcactccgttcccctcctcctcctccctcccttTCCCCTTCCTAGTGATGTTCAATTTTTACTCGTTTCCCCCTCCACTTGATCGGCGCATGCGTGCGCTGCGACGCGAGCTTATAAATTCAGCTGCAACCATGTTGagggccttcttctactggtttacttagtcaggctcggttgtcagcagtagctgatctgttgtaattctactagcatgtagtccgagaggtTCTAGTTGaacttcgtgcgtgtgcgacctcaggggagaaatgtaagttggtttgagtcgtcagtgaggcggtggccctcaccctaatgtagagtcatttgttctgtctaaattccttttcggccgccaccttgaaaaacattttgcattaaAGTTAACTTCATCTTCGCTTcagattttttgtttgtaactgtctccctCTGAGACGTCGTCacacgtatttgtttgttaaagttcattaaagaataatgtaaattctttctttcttgtacctgcactttgcagtagttttgtaattcTACCAAAAATGAATTTAACTTCATTCGTGGCAATGCTTGTGTTTCGAGTTAACTGCGCATTGTCTCTTTTTGACGATCCGTTGTTTGGATCACTTacagtgtagccggcttacccattaaaattataattgtcaactaactcgcATTGTCAGAAATTGTTCTTAATTTATGTATTCAGCCTTGCATTGTTTTCACTTAACAttatcagaaatgttaacgtaatgttttttgaattaattttgaatttgaataaaatgtctgtgtacctgaaaccatttactTGCATACCTAATCTATTCCATTCACgtataccccagtccatgccaggttctggcctccctcAACACTTAGAAAGGCCCccctttacaaattaaataagtggtaatgtccgaataaatattagatttctactttaaaacacatcgttttatacggaaaagatacctacacaaagcgctcggaatctaatagcgggaccaaaaacatcattcaaTGTTTACGCaagtttttttaaatccaaattcTGATGCcttaaaatataggtgcgacgattatgcgataaaacagggtaacaGGACTTTacagccaaaaattaaaaatgagaaAATGCAATGCAAAAATTTTTACACTATGCAGGAACATGCAGAGTTTTTACGTTGGCAAGCTAAAATagtaaagagagagagaaagaaagagagaaaagcAGAAGTAAGAAGATTCTAAAGGGGTTTAACACTCGCTCTAACACATCAGGACAACCAACATCGGACGCGGCAAACCATCCAACTATCAACATCTTCTTTTGTCATAACGTGTTGGTTCGACTTTCACACTGACCACAATGATATGCAGTCATCTCCGCACTGCGGAATTGTTCGATACTAGTTAAAATGTCTCCAGCATCAGGAGAAGACGATAGTGATTGTGGAACTACTCGAGTGTTGGAAACAATAAAGGTGTGTCTGGGATGTGCAACAAGACAGCTATTGCAACAGGGACCGTAGAAATTTTACCCACAGTTCGTTAGTGGGGTTACACACCTTAATTTTCGATATTTGGATACATGTAGCCACTTAATAAGCACTCACAAGTTTCTCACCATGTTAACTGAATTCAAAAACAGGGCTTGACTGAATAATTAAGCTACACTAGACATACTGGAAAAAAGATACATTTTACAGTTACGATCGACAATAGTTGCAAAAGGGAGAATTAACAAACTAAATGTTTTTCAGCATATATAATTAACACCATATTATTTCCAGTTGGATTGTTGTTCATGCAGAGATGACACCACCCACAAGGTAGATAGAAATTAGGGTATTTTAGGGACCTCAGGTATATAAATTAGGGATTTTTTTTAGACAGTTGTAATGAAATCAGGGTCcctctaaattatttaatatttatgacagACTTTCTCACAAGAAAATTTTTGTCAGAAACACGCTACAAAGAAATCCCTACCCATATTTATACTGATTTTTAAGAATGATCACCCTTCTCCCCAGTAGGAAGAAATCCCAtgctaataaaaaaatatttttccaataaAGGCGCTCAAATTATGAGATTGCATATCCTggcaatgaaaaataaaaactgcacCATGCTGAAGATGTTAttcttaaattaacttttatgaaataaaattgcaagtaacaaatatttttgcatACACAACTACCTACCTTTTTCGCCAATATTTCAGGTATacatatttcgaagaaagactacctatttaATGTAGCctttaccatggtgcgacttttagaatttttttttacattttttcgttTAATGGTCCATAGCCCCTAAACTCATAAAcaagaatttttatatataactgtcatagttttttttacaaatcccttccaaactgataaataaaatataataatgggtAATCTCAGTCAAGttcattaatgggcaaaatcAAGACCAAATAGATAGAAATGGGGGAGGTTTTattgaaaacagaaaaatcattATAACTCACTAAATATGATAAATATGCATATGTATGAATTTAATATATATCTGCAGCACTACAGaccttcaaaaaaattaaaataaaacatgtgtGGTAACAAAgaggtaattgttccttattgagTATCaagttgtatttttaatttaaatattaaaataaagtaattggTTATGTTTGTAATGCAAAGCTGTAGCATTACCCagatatatttgattttgaaaatgtttataaaactctGAGGATCATTGTTCCGTGTAACATATTCAATtgtattttaacttaaattttaaaataaagtaagcagttaaATGTGTTTGTAATGCCAAACTGTACAATAACCAAAATatgtttgattttgaaaatatgaattataaaacttttgggaaatcaataataaaattccaaaaacacTTATGTTCGAACACTAGAGATGTTTCTGTGTTTACCCTGAAAACATCATTGATAaattcttactggtttctgtGAGAAATCACCGTTTATAACttgcattacaatacctgtgtacAGAACATTGCTGCTGCCATTTTTTGCTTTTTTGTGTGGCtctgtgtgtttacattttggagAACATAAGTCAAATCatgacaaaatatttataatggttgcttaggaattaccaattaagatgtagttatcctgacctaaccaaccatgcacatgatttcatagtatttttaatcTAGCTAGACTATTTTCCAATTTCTCTGTCAAGTCTACGAAAGATGATATGGACATatcttttatgtttttttttatccgttACTAAAGTTGCACGTGCGATCTGCGAACTTTTGTAATCTTCAGTGAACTTTGGAACTTTTCGGGCCTCAGAATCTTGTTTACCCGCGATTGTTCATCTCTTTCTTTAGCACAACTGTGGCCAActatggaaaattaaaaatacactaatttttCAGTTTCATATATTGAATTTATTACGTCGGAAACCCTGTacctaaaaaaatattgtcatatgataatgaattatgatcataaGTCGAataaagaggatttttttttaacctacaatcataattattaCTTATTTCGAAATTTTTTCATGTGAAGGATCTACCAACGTACTGCTTCATGTACCACCGGATCAAGCCAACAtcatcatgccatcaggatcttttgacgtactgaattaaaacagcaagcaggGTCATTCCATACCAGATCATCCAGCCAAGATACACATTGCCAccccaccatctcagatttggatgaaatttggtacatggtatcttcagaaaaatataagaaccagtatttttcatttttggagTATTGGCTCTAGTTTAGAATTTAAAGCTCTTCAAATTTTCCCTCTGTTTGGTAGAATATTTTTAATCCGCAACCAAAGTTGAGTGAGACATCTTGCTTCAACTTACATTAGAAGGGTCCAGGGATAAAACATGCTAAGTCAAAAATCAGCCATTTTCTGTTGTAAGTGTGGTTGGATGAGTTCAAATGAGATCTTTATGGCCGTGTTACGAGACAGGGGAATAACCTGTTTAGTCAGAAGATATGAGCGGTTAAAGAAATGGTATACAGGGGAAGAACATGCCAAGTCATAGTGATACAGAGAAAGAACATGCCAAGTCAATGGGAAGTAATTTTTGCAGTTGTGCCAGCACTGTTCTCATTCATTTGTTTATATCACCCCTTACTTTATAATGTGTATTGTTTGTTTCAATATTATGTGAATAATGTGTACAGTAGTGTATTATAAACATTTGGCATTTCAGTGAATTACTATTGGCGTTTATtcaattttgtacatttttgtgATGTCATCAAAAAACACAATGGATTCAAATGAAGATAGCAGGAATATTCCCTCAAATTCAAAAAGAAAACGCAAGTATGGCCGTTTGCAAGAGGTTAGGaagaaaataaaacttcaaaGTCATGAAATAGGCCCAGACTGCCAATGTAAGAAAGTGTTTTGAGATTGTAGATGAAGATAAAA comes from Bacillus rossius redtenbacheri isolate Brsri chromosome 4 unlocalized genomic scaffold, Brsri_v3 Brsri_v3_scf4_2, whole genome shotgun sequence and encodes:
- the LOC134542022 gene encoding uncharacterized protein LOC134542022: MSYFDVNIEQTTTPEPGKHKVGDFTPFYVAIGICSVVVGFLFLLNLYFCCSRYHSYWLDHNTGNRWLLPVWTKTPHQQPPLDCTELEGSRLVQLSREQQEVFQPAEPVLGQDERQQFFELRKRESDL